From the genome of Calliopsis andreniformis isolate RMS-2024a unplaced genomic scaffold, iyCalAndr_principal scaffold0022, whole genome shotgun sequence:
TATGTCTTCCTTCTATATAGTTTGACATGTATAGGATCAGGAATTTGATTTCCATAATGCATAGGTTCACCTGTATGTCTCCTATTGTGTGGTTAAATTTCTGTATTAGATATTTAGCATCTGTAATTATTTTGCAGGATTTGTAATGactatttttgaaatattttagagCTTCGATGGTTGCTATGGGTTTGAGCATTTCTGTTACATATTCGTTGTTCAGACTGAAAGATTCTGATTTATGTATCTGTGGAATATAAAACGCTGCTTCTTTATTATCTGTATTTAAGTAACTTTTTATGAATATACCATTGTCAGATTCATTTACGTAAGTATCTATTTCGTACGTTGATATAAGTATTTTTCTGCCTATTTgcatatttgtatttattttgacaaGTTAATGCAGTTTCTATACTGTTATTCTTAGAGCATTCTATCTTTGTAGTAGAAAGAAATTGTTTCTGCGGGATATAGGTCTTCTTAGTAAACTTTCAGTATATTTTAGTTTCGTATTTAACTTAAAGATTGTATGAATGTAATATTTCGCTAAATAGTTATCCGTTAATATTTCGGCTCTCTGGTTGATGTTTATTTCCTTTGATATGTGCCATAGCATTGTGTTTGATGTTGATTGCATTAGGGTTAAACATGTTTTCAATACCGTGTGTGTTAAAGCATCTATTATTTTTAGTTCTATTTTACCTGTGTTTATGTATTATGGTAATCCCCATTCTACTGCCATCCCTTATTGCTTTTTAAGTTAGAACTTCCAGATGAAATTCCCAATGGACCTCTGATAACTATTTAAGTATGGTGGATCCTTTTactatttctatttttaaatactttctACACGCTGAACATCATAGTTTGTTATCCATTATGACTCCTGAGAATCTTGTATAGAATATTACTAGTTTAGATTTTGTTAATTGGTCTTCGATTCTAGGTATAttactatttttccaataaatgACAATATCATCTGTAAACTGTAGCATGCAGTAGTTCCTTCCTAAGTGATGTacattttatataaataaatgttAAATAATATTGAATATAGCGTGAATCCTTGTGATAAACCTTTCCTGCATGTTCTTGTGTTTATGTCCATACCACTTAAATAAAAATCTACTGCTCTTTCTGTAATGGTTTttcttatcaattttattatatttggtGGTATTCTCAGTTTATTTAACTCTTTGATTAGAATCAGTGGAATGATATTGTGAAAAGCACCTTCTACATCCATATATAGTGCTCTCATTGCTTCTTTTTTAAGGAAAGCTATATAAATGTCTGTTGTAAATATGTTTAAGCTATCTTGATAAGATCTATTTTTTCTGAAGGCACATTGTATGTTTGGTACAATGAGATCATTCTCATTATAGTGtacaaatcaattttttttatcgctgtttttatcaattttagaatatttgaaactAGTAAAATTGGTCTGTATTTGTTCTTCTTTTACTTTGGTATAAGGATACTGTAAAAGATATTCCAGTCAGAAGGAATGTCTCTccattcaatatttattatatcttcAAATCTGCTTATTACATTATCTGAAAAGTATTTAAATGTCTCATTTGTAATATTGTCTGCTTCTGGTAAAGTGTTTGTTGTTAAAGAGTTAGATTAAGATTTCTCTTCTGGTTAAGGATGAGAGTATGTTCAATTGCTGACAGAGGTGTAAATTTCTTGGCATAATCTTTGACTGTTTTTGTTTGTTCTTAGGAGGTGCTGTTACTTGGTTGGTCCCATAGTTTGCTCTTCTGAAAAGGTTTTAGTATATTCCTTATACACTTTCCTTTTGCATTAGGGTTTGTTTGaattttttatactttttgTAGTTTTCATTGCCTGTCTTAAATTTTTGTTTTCGTCCCTCCATGTACTTATTTAAGTTCTCGTTAATTGGACAATTATtggataatttttaatatatgctTTTTCCTGTTACCTATGTATTGCTTTTTGACAATCTTCACTTCACCATCTGTACATAAGTTTTTGTTGAAAATTTATTGCTTTTGCGCCGTTATGAATGTGAGTATCGTGTATCCATTTAATTAATATCTTGTATTCTTCCAGGAAGTTTGAGTTggttattttatttttgaaaattttttctGCTGGTTTAAGTTTAAAGTTAAGTCAATCAACTTTAGatgtataggatgtaaaaaagtTAATGGTTTAACATTTGCAAAAAAGCCCGTccgcaaaattgtttataacattgaaaattaatagtattgaaaattagtattgaaaatagtgttgaaaattaataatattcagTAAAACGCTCGGACACGTGTCGATTTATTATTCACGTGGATGGACTATGTTCCGTTTTATCAAAATCGGTTATTGGCTCATGATGTATTCTTCTTGTAAGTTGTAATTGGAATCACGATTAGTTTATTTAAAACCAAGAGTTATCATCTAAATCCTACCATATTAAACTCCCGTATTTTATACACGAGCCTATCCTCACAATCTTTTCTTATATAGTACTCCCGTATAGTAATATACGAGTCTATGTGTAAGTGTCTCCGATCTTGTGACTTTTCATGTTAGCCATACACGTCCTGTTTACACCATCGGATTATCTGCATATCCCCGTGTCTTAGGCACGGGCTTATTTATTAGCAATCTCTACTTTAAAAACCAATCCTCGGCAGCGTGGCACAAGTGATTTTTGTAAAGCGTTTGACTTGGATAACCACTGTATTCTATTATCTAAATTGCGAGTCTTGAGTATATTAGGTAATTTTCTTTCTTGCTTACCCAGTGTTGGTATTaagtaaaattgtaaaattgtaAAGTGGTATAAACGGTAAAAAggataaaattataaaattcgaaaatagtaaaatatcaaaatgcaaaaaatgatAAAATGGTAAAATCGTAAAATTGTCAAATCTGCAACGGAAATATCTAACAATAATAGTTAGTTCTTTGTTGATACTCACATCAACTGCCGTTTTGTAACCAGTACACCTAGAACCGAAAGACAATAGCTCCAAAACCGGAACCGATATGACCGAAAACCATCGTTCTCGGcctacaacagtcataacattaTTTCGGTTCTCATAACAGTTTTACTCAGAATCGATACATAACAGTTTGAAACAGTTATTTTCGGAATCGTTTCAACCTCTAGTTATAATGTTATTTTGGTTCTCATAACAGTTTCGAGAACCGAAACCTCTGTCACAAGTGTACTttgaacagctgtaaaatcaataatttctAAAATTCTGAAAAATCCTGCGAGATACAGAAAAAGTTGGATAACTGCTTGGAATGATCTGCAGCGTAAGTAGCTACGCTACTGAGAGAGGATCCACCCTCGTATACAGGGTGGTGTACCTCGAAATATGACAGCTCATCAGGGACCGAACAGGATAATCCGACTTGAAATTGAATATCAATGAAACAAAACTAATGTAAAGATgaaattttcttaattttgGTTATTTTTGTAAAAAAACCTACACAGGCTTATTTCTGTATTTCTTCTatatttgcatatttaatgAACGATAATAactcttattttttatctattaATTAAGTAGATATAGTTACATTGTGTTTGGTGTCATTTTAATTAGAAAAACCTCACAAATACGTCTCTAAAACTTTTATTAAAAAcatcaaaattaaaaaagtttcaCTGATGCATTAATATTATGTTATTGATATTTCCTTTCAAATGCCTCAACTATCGTCCCTTTTTCCTTTTCACTCACTGTCTTTTTTTTACGTTCGACAAAATACAAAAGTGAACTCAGAAGTTCGGCTCGAGTCTAATCGCGATTAAGAATCTTTACCTCTGCTCGATAACTGCCTGCCTTCGATCCCGAATTTCAGGCAATTGTCCAACTTTTACCGTACCTTTAAATATTGTTAAAAACTAAAACATATCTAAATTTCCACAAAATCCGAGATGATACTCTAAACAATGTCCAATTTCCCGCAAAATGACCCTATTTCTCTTGTACACTAATGTCAAGGGGCTTATGCCCGTAaattagctattattattattatcatcttcactattattttttaatcaacATACAGCCATATAAGGCCTGCATCCAGCATCTCGAGTCCGAGCAATGGAGTCCACCAATTGTCCCGATATTCCAAAATCGCATAATTTTATATTCCCATGTCGATCTAGTAATATATTGCTGGGTTTCACGTCTCTGTGgattatcctcaatttttcCTTCAGGTAATTCAATGCCTTCACTGTTGCGACGGTAATTTTTCCTAAAATTCGTTCTGGTATTCTTTCCTTCAGTACCTCATgaataaatttgtaaaatatgTCGAGGGAAGTGTCCATGAGCTCCATGCAGATCCAACAGTCACCCTAAATGAAGAACAAAAagttattgaaatatttgagcCAAAATTTAAAAAGCTACAACAAAGTTTGCCTTTGAAAGACTTCTTCAAAAATGTATTCTAGAAAAGTTGTTCCAGAAAGTgagtttaatttcttttttattcaatAGGGAAGGTTTTGGAAAAAATTTGAGGAAGTTCTAGATATAGAAATATGagagaaaaattaatttcagtACAGACGTTGAGAAACAGTCAGTTTTTGGAGTTTCTCTTGGATCAATTCTTAAAGAAatcaaaaatatttgtattggAATTCTTCATAAACTTACTTCTTTGAACAAAGCTCCATAGAACTGCACAATACAAGGACACTCGTTGGATTTCATGACAACTTCCAAGTCCATTAATAATTGCTTCTGCTCCCTTTCGTCTACTGTAGAGCGTATTCTCTGAAGAAATGGGTTTTAAATTAGAAACGTGAGAATTTTCCTAGCTGTTTATTGACTTCTTGCAGAGAAtatataagaaatatttttgAGTTCTCGCATGCTTATTTCTTTATGTTTCAGGAAcataatatataattattttcaagtGAGAAcaacaaagtagaaatgacttagtTAAGTCcctttaattattattagtatcttCGTGGTTTCCACGAAACTTACAAGTTCAAgaatttagaaaaaaaaaaaattatcagTAGAAATAATAACAAATATGTTTTTACTGAAAAATATATCTTAGTTATGTTGTTATTGACGTTAGCATATGTCTTCTTCAAGCGGTTGCTAACAGAACAAACCGTTTTCGGTTGTGCAAAAGTTTGTTATATATAGATGCCCGAAATTTCGTATAGCACAATATACCCACAAATAAAACTATTGTTTTATGCCCATAAATAAAGCGTTTCTATAagcgaaaataaataaatctttgTTGATAGCACTGGTCAACACGATTTTTGTTATTAATAGAGAATGTATACACTGATTCTTATGTATTTTTTgttgtcaaatcacaatccgaAATCACTTTTTTTCTATTACGTATAATTTTTATATGTTTCCGCTTTAAATCATTGAAAAATACTAATTTTGTGGTTTTTCGGCGAATACTTATAAACTAGACCTTTGCACAGACAATATATGCACTGATCTTTGTACAGACGGCGCTCCTTAGTGCAAAGCCAGAATAGGCGAGCTATACCGCTGTTAATGACCCAGGCGACTACATCATCTTGGGTCTAGGGACATCCACCAATCGGTAGAGCACGGTGGTCGGCGATAGATGGGCTTGCCGACGTCCCTGGATCTGCAGACGCGTCGGTTGATGGATATGTTCTCCGACGAAAGACGCAGCCCCAGTGACCATCTCCATAGTGCTGATGTCCTGGTCAGGACTCCACATCAATAAGACTCCAGCCCTTCCGTTTATGATCTCTCCCTCGTAAGACATGCCAGATTGAGCAGGAATGTCAATCTCAACGGAACGTCCACATGCATCCTTCCTTCGAGTAGTACGAGGCGGAGCGATGTTCCGTACAAATCTGGCGGTTAAGTTACAAGCCGCTGGATCGCAGCTGACGGTACCAGACCTACCTCCTTTTCCATTCCAGGAGAAACTCGAGATGAAGCTTCTTGGCAATCTACCAGAAACACAAGTCAGTAGGTTCCGGTAAGCATGAACGTCGTATAAAAGCTGCTCTGGTCCGTAGACGTGGGGCCATATCACGTCGGGGTTCGTTAACACCCAACCATCCGCAGTGTTCATCCAATGCGCTCCAGGTAACGGATTCAACTCATGAAAGCCATCACGAAGTTCTTGAGATGTCTCGCGATTTGATAACGCAACAACACGAGCGCGGATGTTGGATGGGTATAAGTATAGAGCCGCTTGATGACCATTCTCCGGCTCACCATCGAAAGGCACGGAATGCCACACTGTAGACCCTTCGATCTTTCCAATCGAGCACAGAATGTTGTATGTCGAAATCGGAACCTGGGTGACAGTAGCCAATATTTGTCGAGTTTCCTCATTCATAACGAATGGAGCGGTGACATCGAATGAGGGTATTTCTCTCTGTTCATATCGTGCTAGGTACAGTTTGTAGAAAATCAAATAAATTGTCACACGATAGTACTGGTAAACAGTGCAAATCTTAACAATAGCTGCAAGGTTCCAAGTTGTCGCCATTCTGCTATATTCGATGACGCTCTGGTAGCCACAGGAAGTGGAATCGCTGTCGGTGTCAACGTCAGAGACAACTCTTTTAATGAGTCCTCCAGTTCTTTAGAGGACTCATCGAAAACGCCCAGTCGCTTAGCGACTTCACGTCTCCGTTCGTCGAGCTGTTTGCGTCCGACCTTCAAACGAAAGGCATCGGTACGCCGTTGACGTGCTCCTTTCCCCTGTCGACGAGGTCCAGAAGTCCCACTTGTTGTCGCAGACTCTTGGTGTTGCTGAGTCTGAGGTACAAATGTTGAAGTTGATGGTAAATCAGCCATGATTACAGAGTTCGTACTACTCGGCACGAAAATTGTCTCGGCAAAATTTCCTTTGCTTACTTCGTATTACAATTAGAGAATTACCATGTCTGCTGTTCTTGAGATCTGTTCTACAGTTAAAATAAATTGATTTATCCTTTTATTAACTCCAGAGTACATCTCAAGAATAGCAGAAATGGTAATTTTTTAATCAGTGAAAAAAGAACTACTTTTTTAAAGGAAAAGTAGAGCATAAACAGTTTGGACCGAAATGAAACTAGAAATACTTACGCTCGCCGCATTAGAGAACGTACAATGTACGAGCGAAACGGCGAGTTTCGGTGATTCAAAGCGGAATTACATAAAAACTATACATGATAGGGGAAAAACGGATTCCGGATTCGGAATCAACGAGAAAAGCTACATAAGAATCAGTGCAAGTATTGTCTGTAAAAAAATCTATATTGACAGTATTATTCGCAGAAAAGCCACACAATCAGCATTTTTCTGTGATTCAAAATAATTAGTATATACCTTTATAGTTTGTTATCTAGTTTTACATACTCTTTTCAGTAACAAAGTTTAAATTTTATACACTATAATTGAAAAATTCAAGGTGACCTTTAAATCTTGATAAAAAAGCGAAGTGATAAAAAGCAAATCAAGCAGTATGTGTGTCATGTCATTTCCTACaatttttgtttgaaatatttttccgcATAACAAACAGTTTTCAAGTAATTTAGATTGTTACCTAAATtgccaaaaaaagaaaaaaaaaagaacctcTGCGGGCTACCCTCCTTCTTAAGTATCATTTATATCATTTAtagattattattaatgaaCAAAATACATATAGGTATGTATATCTATGATATGGTAACACAAGCTTTCTTATAATGTAGAAAATGTATGTCTTACAaaagggtcattccacgcgaaatcaggcacgtttcggagcaagttcttgtaatttgctcaaatttgaatatgttgtagtctttaacgatatttaaacgtaccctaaaggatttttcaaaattttgaaaattgtcgattttacagctgtttgaagttaagtgctaccttttttttaaaaaattatagctattgaactagtaagtggatggagatgagctttacggtgcttatagagaaaacattgaagtttgtaaaaaaaattatttcatttaaaaaaacttgttttttaatcatcttttttgcaattattttaaacaaatgcaggtttttaagatgatgcgcgattttaaaaatctgaaaaaaaaggagaatatagtttgatccttccccttgatggacaaactttcaaaaagatggacattttaaaattggccctgtgaaaattgctgaaagttgacgctgcgtcgagtcgcactgctgtggcgggcgcgtcgtcgctggcagcctactcgtgtccagcggacgaacgtgcgttattatttgcgatcaaggcggcaaatattggtaactcactctttgtcaatgatacttgttgacaagttcacattcatttttgccatgtgaagttgcaaaaaagtgccattctgcattaataccaaaatcttcgaaatgaaagctaggatttaagaaattatatttatgttttcaagaataagaagaagattgagttaccaatatttattgattgcattaaaccttgcaaatgctcggagataatgtagagtaatgttgggtgaagtcgccttgattccaaataataacgcacgttcgcccgctggagtcgagtaggctgccagcgacgacgcgcccgccacagcagtgcgactcgacgcagcgtcaactttcggcaattttcacagggccaattttaaaatgtccatctatttgaaagtttgtccatcaaggggaaggatcaaactatattctcattttttttcagatttttaaaatcgcgcatcatcttaaaaacctgcatttgtttaaaataattgcaaaaaagatgattaaaaaacaagtttttttaaatgaaataattttttttacaaacttcaatgttttctctataagcaccgtaaagctcatctccatccacttactagttcaatagctataattttttaaaaaaaaggtagcacttaacttcaaacagctgtaaaatcgacaattttcaaaattttgaaaaatcctttagggcacgtttaaatatcgttaaagactacaacatattcaaatttgagcaaattacaagaacttgctccgaaacgtgcccgatttcgcgtggaatgacccaaaAGATAATATGGAATTCAATCCTTAAAAATTTAGTATGACAGAAAATAGAAAAGAGCAGAATCGTATTTAaataatgattagtatgatAAAAAGTACATTTATCTGAATAAAAGTGAAAGAACATAGGATATGTTAATAATTTTTTTGTTGGTCAATTAGTTTCATGTTAAAAAAACGTGACCAGTTAAAGCAGGGCTAGATAATCGAAAGTCTACTGTAAGTCATATTCAGTTTTAATTTAGGGTCAACTTGCCAAgaagtaaaaaatttttaagttGTTTACAGTTACATATATTTCTCCACAATCTTCATGTCCCTCTCTTTTACTGGTTGGCGAATCTTTATTTTCGTAACAAGAAATTTGTCAAAAAGGGCACAGAAAGTTTCAAAATTCTagaaattcaatataaaaagaatatagaAATTATTAAAACTCAAAGAAATTTTTCTGTCCCTTCACAGaaaaattttttcttttttttttaatacaaaagTTGATAAAAAGATGACAAACAATGgtagaaaatgaaagaaaatgtcTTAGTAATTAATTATCGACAGATTTATTTTTTTTCGTTTCAAAAACTGcttttcattattttcacaatatttTAAGGGATAGTAGTTGTAGGGTAACTCAAATGGAACACAAAATGTCTAATGATGTAACGTTCGATTTGCCTGTATTTTGCAATAACAATGCCTTAAAGATTACATGCCTATATTCTAAAcctaaactaacaatcagagaattttgtaattttgtagACACATTGAAAGGcagaaatagaataaaaaaggCTTAATATATTTTGTTATATTTCTTATGGTTTAACTTTTTGTAACGAAGTGCAAAATCAAAATTCGGAGATCGTCAAAGGTTTCTAAACTTCATCTGCTTTTAATATCCATTCAGCATTTCTCTTTTTTGAACGGAACGGTTTGGGCTAGGAAATATTTTTAAGtaaactttgaaaatttctaTGTCCTTTTTATCAAATTTCTTGAACTTTGAAAACAAAAAGTAAAacgttttaaattatttatagaaTTACCCAATACATACCTTCACAGCCATAACAGTGTCACTTATCCTATGAATCATCTTATTTACAGTGCCAAAGCCACCTCGTCCTATCTCTCCCAAATCCTGAAGATCCTCACTGGTAAAATCGTATATCAAATTTGAGGATAGCTGCAATTTTCCTGTGCTTTGCATCGAGTGGCACATTCGGAGTTTATCTCTAGAATACATATACAATACTGTGCATATACAATAATGCAAAAGTACATTTACATATACAGGATAGTTTCTCTCAATTAATAATTACAAACTtagtttttcaatcattttttacTCGAATTCTCAGAGTCttataagaaaaaaataaacaatttttgtctcttgcaatttttctttaaaactGTTAGGATTTTAATATAATAGGTTGAAATATGTATTCATATTACCTTGCTTTATCAGGCAAATCCTGTGGAACTGTAGAACGTGTTCTTAATGGTAGTTTAGGTAAAGGCAAAGGCAAACTTGGACGAGATCTATTATTTAACACAATAGTATTATTTAGAAATTATAGTTGAAATCCGTAGCTCAGAGCCAATCTGACCCAAGTTCTTTTTTACCATTGttataattttacaattttttccatttttatcattttttatatttgaaacagtttatactattaaatttttgCTTAAATAGATTTCTACTATTCTAATAGAAGTTAAAAAAGACACTGATAAATTATATAcagtttaattttgaaaaaatgaacTTGGGTTAGTCTCACTCTGAGATATAAAAATATTGTCATTTTTCTTTCAATAAATATCTTACATTGGAAGACAAGCTGTGGTTCCAGTCGAATTAGAGACGGAAGAATTTGTTGAATTACTAAGCAACATATTACTTCCTTGTGTCTGGAAGCTGAGCTTTAATTGTTTCCGCTTTTCTATTAAAAAGGAATAAAAAAGAATaagtataaatattattataccaAGGTTCCTTATTttactaatatttttttatgttatGCAAGTTGTAGAAAAATAATTTGATTTTTTGAGATAAAAAATTTTGCAAATTTAGCCTCTAAAGAAGCTAATACATAAGTACTAAAGGAAAGACAAAGAGTAGAATTCTATAATTCTGTTTAAAAGAATATTTCAGAGTTCTTCTGcatttgaaataaattttaatctTAATAGAAGTTGATCCACAAATTCCAAAAGAAAATCGAAGAATGGAAGTCTAAAGGATCTTATTTAAAAGAACGCTAATAAAATTTTACACATGTAAATGTTACATGATACCTGACATATCATTTTGAACGTCACTGATTGCTCCAAACTCCAAAGGTAAGGAATTAAACGGTCTACTGGAACCTAGTACAGAGAAATATCATTATCATAAAGCTAGATTGaacataatttatatttttattgattaatcaaaaatattataaaataatgtaATTTTCTAGACATCTAGGATAGTAAAATGTTTTTAAGTTTATATAATTCATCGTTACATTTACCATTCTCTAGGTTAAGTAGTTTAAATcaagtataaaatattttttaggttATATAGTTCCATATTATTTTCTACATTATTTAGTGTTACAATTTTCTAGGCTATGTAGTTCCTTATTATTTTCTACATTCTGTAGTTGTTATTATTTTCTAAGTTCTGCAGTATGTTGAAAAAAGTAAAATCTAGATTatatagattttagttttctagGTTTCCTAGCacaaataaagtataaaatattttctaatttatgtaGTTCCTTATTACAGTTACTATTTTCTAGATTACGTAGTTcttataaagtataaaatattttctcaGTTATGTAGTTAAAATCAAATCTATTACAAATAACACGACTCCCCAGAAGACAATAAAAATTTAGGTTATGTAGATTTTAGTTCCCTAGGTTATGTAGTTCCTCATTCATGTATCATTTCTTAGGTATATAGCCACAAAAACTTACTCTGATTACTCGAATTAGAGAAACTCGCCCGATTCTCCGTCATATTTCAAATTTCGTCCTCAAGTAACCAAAAAATATGACAGTGCTATCCACTCTTAACCTTTTTAGCTCCTTCTAGCACATCCCAACAATGTATCACATGTAACACACTGGCAGAACATAATTCACTTTCTTTTCTCCCAAAATTCCACTATTTTTCTCAAAGACTAAAAACAATTCTTATTTCATTTTCCATTCCCCAAAAAACTCGCCATAAACTTCTCCCAATTTTTGACGaattttttacaaatttatGACAGATCATAacagatttaaatttaaaaattccaagatttttatatgtatatttttatatacactGAGTGTTAAAAGGAAACCGATAAAGTTAAAAATGTGTTACTGCATTTGATTTAATCACATAATAAAAGCTTGAAATCGTTGCACATCAATTCACTTCTGATCAGGAAATCTCTACTCTGCACAGTGACGGAGAATTATCGATAGGCAGTATCGAGAATCGAATCTATCGATGGTTGTATCGATAGAAAATTTGGAATTATAATTTCTAatgctgtatttttaatgtttagttctaaatatgattatttgaaaGATTTTTTTTACATTGCTTGGATGTTTCTTAGATTTTTTGAATTGAAGACTTTTTTTGAACATGAAGGAATGAATATTTAGTTACGTAGCAGTTACGTTGCAATTGCATTTTTGTGCTGTAGG
Proteins encoded in this window:
- the LOC143186734 gene encoding dual specificity mitogen-activated protein kinase kinase 4 isoform X1; translated protein: MTENRASFSNSSNQSSSRPFNSLPLEFGAISDVQNDMSEKRKQLKLSFQTQGSNMLLSNSTNSSVSNSTGTTACLPISRPSLPLPLPKLPLRTRSTVPQDLPDKARDKLRMCHSMQSTGKLQLSSNLIYDFTSEDLQDLGEIGRGGFGTVNKMIHRISDTVMAVKRIRSTVDEREQKQLLMDLEVVMKSNECPCIVQFYGALFKEGDCWICMELMDTSLDIFYKFIHEVLKERIPERILGKITVATVKALNYLKEKLRIIHRDVKPSNILLDRHGNIKLCDFGISGQLVDSIARTRDAGCRPYMAPERIDPQRARGYDVRSDVWSLGITLMEIATGYFPYPKWNSVFEQLYQVVQGDPPRLSPNENGNHFTMDFVNFVNTCLIKEETQRPKYNKLLEHPFIRKAEEDTVDVAAYISGVLDNMVLRGLTPFTTNRH
- the LOC143186734 gene encoding dual specificity mitogen-activated protein kinase kinase 4 isoform X2 is translated as MTENRASFSNSSNQSSSRPFNSLPLEFGAISDVQNDMSEKRKQLKLSFQTQGSNMLLSNSTNSSVSNSTGTTACLPISRPSLPLPLPKLPLRTRSTVPQDLPDKARDKLRMCHSMQSTGKLQLSSNLIYDFTSEDLQDLGEIGRGGFGTVNKMIHRISDTVMAVKRIRSTVDEREQKQLLMDLEVVMKSNECPCIVQFYGALFKEGDCWICMELMDTSLDIFYKFIHEPERIDPQRARGYDVRSDVWSLGITLMEIATGYFPYPKWNSVFEQLYQVVQGDPPRLSPNENGNHFTMDFVNFVNTCLIKEETQRPKYNKLLEHPFIRKAEEDTVDVAAYISGVLDNMVLRGLTPFTTNRH